Part of the Phycisphaerae bacterium genome, CTTCGCGAGGGCGAACATCAAGCCGCACCATGCTAGATTCCACTTTCGGCGCGGGCCAGAACGCCCGGGCCGGAAGTTTGCAGATGCGATGACCGACGGCAAGTAGCTGGGTAACGATGCTCACGGGACCGTAGTCCTTGGTACAGGGTTTCGCGAGGAAACGGTCCGCAACTTCGGTCTGCACGGTGAAGCACATTCGCTCGAAGGGCAGATTCGAAAGCAGCAGATTCATTACCAACGGCGTCGCAATGTCATACGGAAGGTTTGCAACCAGCTTCAACTTTCCGCCCGACGCCACGTGCGCCTGCATCAGCGCGTCCACGAGCGACGGCGAAACCGATCGCTTGCCCTCCAGTGCATCCACCAAGAGAAACGTGATCCGTTCGCAATCCGATAAACGTTCTTGAGCGATTTCCAAGACGTCCGGATCGACCTCGACAGTTACGACATTCGCACCGGTCGCGGCCACCAGTCCGGTGAGGCTCCCCGTGCCTGTGCCGACCTCCAGCACGCAATCCGTCGATTGCAGATCGGCCGACAACAGTAGCTTGTGCATGAGGTTGCGATCGATAAGAAAGCACTGACCGAAGCGCTTTTTGGGATGTCCGCCGTGCGCATCGAGCAGCGCTCGAATCTCGGACTGCGTCTGGAATGCCGTTTCAAGCTGACGAGGGTCCAACGTGCACGCTCCAATTCAGAAACCGAATTATAATAGATCGAACTGTCCTGCCGAGATGAAATGATCGGAGACATCTGGAACCATGCGTCGAGTGCGTCAACTTGTGGAGCCGCATCATGAAGTCAAATGAAGTGCTCAGGGAAGCCGCGGAAATCGTCGGTGTCAAAGCCCTCGCCAGCGAGTTGAAACTCAGCCCGGCGCTGATTTACAAATGGTGCCAGGAAGCCGATCCGAGCGACCCCGACCTCAGTGGAGCACGCAATCCGCTGGACCGCCTCAAAGAAATTGTCGACCTTACCGGGCATACCGCGGTGGTGAGTTGGCTTTGCCACGAAGCAGGCGGTTTCTTCGTGCACAATCCGGAGGCAAACTGCAAGAACATCGACCACGACCTGCTACAATCCACCCGTCGATTGGTGCGAGCGTTCAGCGAGTTGCTGAACCAAGTCAGTGACGCCGTCGCCGACGATGGCGCGATCGAACCGACCGAAGCCGATAGAATTCGAATTGAATGGGAGCGGTTGAAGACGACCGCTGAGACTTTCGTGGTCGCTTGTGAGCGCGGAATCTATCGCCAGCATGGACGAAAATGATTCAACCTCCACAAATTCATCCGCTGAATTCGCGGAGCCGCGATCGGGATTCGGACCTGCGGCCGCGATTGTTTCGATCGCGACGTCATTTCGTCATCGCCATCGTCTGTGCGCTTGTCTCCGGCCTGGCATGCGGAGAGCGCAACAATCGCAACGAAAGTTCACCCAGTATGTTCGTCTCCGGCCCTGAATTTAATCGGGGGCGAAATGACGGCCGACGCGATGCGAAATGGTCGTTGACCGACAAAAACGCATCATGGCTGTGGACCTGGATGGCGGACCAGCAATACCGCCAGGGCTACAAGGTCGGCTGGACTGAAGGTCGCGCCGAGGTTAAGTTCAATGAGGAGCAGAAGCGCGCAAAGCACGACACAAAAAGTGAAGACAGCGGTCCGCCAGCGAGCGGCGGCCTCTAATGCCCAGGCCCCCAATACCCCCCACCGGCAACCGCGACGACAGAGATGTCCGAGGGATCTCACAGCCTATGTCCACGCCCCACTCACGGATCGGTGATTGTTGGCTCTTTGAGCCGATTGGAACTATCGACCATGATTCGCCGCTCGCCGAAGAAATCGGCCGACTGCTTGACGAAGGACGCCCTCGTATCGTGCTCGATCTGTCGAGCGTTCAGATGATCACGTCGGCGGGACTGGGACTACTGGTTCAATTGACGGCTCGAGCCAACTCGCAGGGTGCCCGATTCGTGCTCACCTCACCATCGCCCTTCGTGCAGGGCGTGCTTCAGATAACACGGCTCATCCGATTCTTCGAGATTCACCCGTCGCGGGCGGACGCGATGTCGGCCGTCAACGCATGAGCGGCAGCCAGCGTGCAGCCCATTCCGACATCGACGATTGCATGCCGAGCCTCCCCGCCGAAGGAAATTCCAATGAAACACTCCAGCTTGGTTATCATCGGGTTCGTCTGCCTGATGATTTTGTCGTATTCCACGGGCTGCGCGCGTGAGCCCGTCCGCGCCTTCGACGTGGACTGGCGCAACAATGTCGAGTACCTGAATCGCGACAACGCGGCGCCACTCAGGATGGATATCGCGATGCCCCGGGGCAGTTCGAAGCCGGCTCCTGCGGTCGTCTGGATTCACGGCGGTGCATGGGCTTACGGTTCAAAAAACTTCATGCGGCCGCTGACCAAATTCACGGCATCGCTTGGATACGTTTCTGCAACTGTGCAGTACCGTCTCGTAAATAAGAAAACGGGCGTTCGATTTCCAGATCCCGTGCAGGATGTCGCGGCCGCCGTCCGATTTCTTCGAAAGAACGCGGCAGAGTACGGAATCGACCCGGATCGCATCGCGATCGGCGGCGAATCGGCTGGTGGTCATCTTGCGCTGATGGCCGGGTTGTGCCGCGATCAGGCGATCATCGGCACGGAACCTTACCCGGATGTTTCGTCGAATGTCTCGGGCATCATCAACCTGTACGGACCGACGGATCTTCGATTGCTACTGACCGGAGCCTGGTGGGTGAAAATCGTCGCGCGTGACCTCGTCGGCTGCGAGATCGGCGAGGATCCATCAAAGTGGGACGCCGCATCGCCAATCACTCATGTGCGCGAGGACGGCCCGCCCATTCTCACGCTTCATGGCACGCTTGATAGCGTCGTTCCCTATTCGCAGGCGAAATCACTTGTGAGTGCATGCAATGAGAAACACGCTCGCCACACGCTCGGCCGCGTACCCATTTCCGAGCATGCCTGGGTCGCAATTCCACGCGGCACCGTAAACACCAGCACCCTGCCGATCATCGCCAATTTCCTGGGACAGATATTCGGATTGTGAAAAAACCGGATGCAGCTCGGTTTAGGGAGACTATCAAGGCATGACGAATTCGTGTTCCGGGTGCCGAATCGTCAGCACCGGACAAGGTGCCTTCCGCACAATTTTCTCGGCGACCGATCCGAGCAGGACGTGATGAAGCCCGCTCCGGCCATGCGTGCCGATGACGATTAAATCGATCGTTTTCTCCCTCGCATACCGGATGATCTCCATGAACGGGCGGCCAGACAGCACTTCCGTCACCATCGGCGCCTTCAGATCGGCCAGTTGTGCCTGAACGAATCTCTGCATCTCCGATTCGGCGATCTCCATCAGTTCATTGATGGACGGGCCGATCGGAACGGTATTCGGCGCGACTGCGGTCCAGTAGATCGACGCTTCATCCACGATGTGCAGGACATGCAGTTCCGCCTTGAAACTCTCGGCGAACGACCGTGCATACTTCAACGCCTGAAGCGACAAATCAGAAAAATCGGTCGGAAACAGCACGCGGGTCAGCGAAATCATGGCCAGCCTCCTTCGACGCAGCAGCCGATTCCCTCTCCCCCGTTGTAACTTACGCTATTCGCACGAACTGGTAAACGGAATATAATACCGGCATCCAGGATGGCTCCGGCTGCATCGCCGATCATGTCGGCTTTTGGGGCGGAAGCCGATCAGTTTCCACCAGTGCACGCGCGGATCCCGACACATGCAGCTCAATGTCATCGAAAATCCCGAATACCCTGCACGCCGACTACCGCCATGGCTGAAACGGCCGTTGCCGACCGGCGATGTCCTGCTTAACACGCGCCGGATTGTGGAACGGAGTCGAGTCGCCACTGTCTGCGAAGAGGCACGCTGCCCGAACCTGTCTGAATGCTGGTCGCATCGCCATGCAACTTTCATGATTCTGGGCGATCTGTGTACCCGGCGATGCCATTTCTGCTCGGTCGCGACGGCGAAACCTCTGCCTCCCGAAGCTGACGAGCCCGAACGTCTCGCCACCGCGGTTGCCGAATTGGGCCTGAAGCATGTGGTGATTACCGCCGTGGCCCGT contains:
- a CDS encoding universal stress protein gives rise to the protein MISLTRVLFPTDFSDLSLQALKYARSFAESFKAELHVLHIVDEASIYWTAVAPNTVPIGPSINELMEIAESEMQRFVQAQLADLKAPMVTEVLSGRPFMEIIRYAREKTIDLIVIGTHGRSGLHHVLLGSVAEKIVRKAPCPVLTIRHPEHEFVMP
- a CDS encoding STAS domain-containing protein, with translation MSTPHSRIGDCWLFEPIGTIDHDSPLAEEIGRLLDEGRPRIVLDLSSVQMITSAGLGLLVQLTARANSQGARFVLTSPSPFVQGVLQITRLIRFFEIHPSRADAMSAVNA
- the rsmA gene encoding ribosomal RNA small subunit methyltransferase A; translated protein: MDPRQLETAFQTQSEIRALLDAHGGHPKKRFGQCFLIDRNLMHKLLLSADLQSTDCVLEVGTGTGSLTGLVAATGANVVTVEVDPDVLEIAQERLSDCERITFLLVDALEGKRSVSPSLVDALMQAHVASGGKLKLVANLPYDIATPLVMNLLLSNLPFERMCFTVQTEVADRFLAKPCTKDYGPVSIVTQLLAVGHRICKLPARAFWPAPKVESSMVRLDVRPREESQANDTAGFAEFVHLFFNYRRKTVAHTARHLSIADKVLPALDQLGIAHNVRPEEMGVAEWAALFSLSR
- a CDS encoding alpha/beta hydrolase; this encodes MKHSSLVIIGFVCLMILSYSTGCAREPVRAFDVDWRNNVEYLNRDNAAPLRMDIAMPRGSSKPAPAVVWIHGGAWAYGSKNFMRPLTKFTASLGYVSATVQYRLVNKKTGVRFPDPVQDVAAAVRFLRKNAAEYGIDPDRIAIGGESAGGHLALMAGLCRDQAIIGTEPYPDVSSNVSGIINLYGPTDLRLLLTGAWWVKIVARDLVGCEIGEDPSKWDAASPITHVREDGPPILTLHGTLDSVVPYSQAKSLVSACNEKHARHTLGRVPISEHAWVAIPRGTVNTSTLPIIANFLGQIFGL